One part of the Magallana gigas chromosome 5, xbMagGiga1.1, whole genome shotgun sequence genome encodes these proteins:
- the LOC105337339 gene encoding guanine nucleotide-binding protein G(s) subunit alpha isoform X1, with translation MQDRIVSCFGTGCDERFTCYQSPEDAKKAKHRNKQISKLLKQHHKEELKRLKILLLGTGESGKSTITKQMRIIHINGFNMRERTEKICDIRKNIKESIVVLLLAMHQLQIPLECEESVKSRDFILKEAGNPDIHRTSEFLDHAEKLWNDPGVQACYSRSHEYQLIDCAKYFLDKLHEIKSPAYIPSDQDILRCRCMTTAIQHIEFEVPDGGNHIKFDVYDVGGQQGERKKWIQVFDSVTAILFVVDCSSFDQTLREDPEKNRLLEALENFDQVWNNRFLKYVSVLLFINKIDILAEKIARGRDISELTKKYPDIFPDFDKFNPSASEKLQFLEAFPYQDTEPRKKSRTASRSDVHPDTVKTAVYIKHLFMKIVKGELNLKKRITKQERNWHDEHSCEYFYTCAIDTNNVQRVMNGCRTLIIQNHLRRFGII, from the exons ATGCAGGACCGGATAGTATCATGTTTTGGGACGGGATGTGACGAGAGATTCACTTGTTACCAGTCCCCGGAGGACGCAAAGAAGGCAAAACATCGGAACAAACAGATCAGCAAACTGCTAAAACAGCACCACAAGGAAGAGCTGAAGCGCCTTAAGATTCTTCTGCTAG GAACCGGGGAGTCTGGTAAAAGCACCATTACAAAGCAAATGCGAATCATTCACATCAATGGCTTCAACATGAG AGAACGAAcagaaaaaatatgtgatatcaGAAAAAACATCAAAGAATCAATTGTG gTGTTGCTGTTGGCTATGCATCAACTTCAAATACCACTGGAATGCGAGGAAAGCGTTAAAAGTAGAGACTTTATCCTGAAAGAAGCCGGGAACCCAGATATACACAGAACAAGC gaatTTCTAGATCATGCTGAAAAACTGTGGAATGACCCTGGAGTGCAGGCCTGTTACAGCCGCTCACATGAGTATCAGCTGATCGACTGTGCTAAATA tttcCTGGATAAACTCCACGAAATTAAGAGTCCGGCTTATATCCCCTCTGACCAGGACATATTACGGTGTCGCTGTATGACAACCGCCATTCAACACATCGAATTCGAAGTGCCAGATGGAGGGAACCATATCAAATTCGACGTTTATGACGTCGGAGGACAGCAGGGAGAACGCAAGAAGTGGATCCAAGTGTTTGACAGTGTGACCGCCATTCTTTTCGTTGTGGACTGTAGTAGTTTCGACCAAACTCTTCGTGAGGATCCTGAGAAAAACAGGCTCCTTGAAGCTCTGGAAAACTTTGACCAAGTCTGGAATAACCGATTCCTGAAATATGTGTCTGTTCTTCTCTTCATCAACAAAATAGACATTCTCGCTGAAAAGATTGCCAGAGGAAGAGACATTTCAGAACTTACAAAGAAATACCCAGATATCTTTCCTGACTTTGACAAATTCAACCCATCAG ctTCTGAAAAGCTTCAGTTTCTAGAAGCTTTTCCATACCAGGATACAGAGCCGAGAAAGAAATCGCGGACTGCCTCGCGCTCTGACGTCCACCCAGATACTGTCAAAACGGCTGTCTACATCAAGCATCTTTTCATG AAAATCGTGAAAGGAGAACTTAACCTGAAAAAGCGAATTACAAAACAAGAAAGAAACTGGCATGATGAACATAGTTGTGAATATTTCTACACATGCGCAATCGACACCAACAACGTTCAGCGCGTCATGAATGGGTGTCGAACACTTATAATACAGAACCATCTCAGACGATTTGGTATCATTTGA
- the LOC105337339 gene encoding guanine nucleotide-binding protein G(s) subunit alpha isoform X2, translating into MKDLEPVHVPVTLSVTRTGESGKSTITKQMRIIHINGFNMRERTEKICDIRKNIKESIVVLLLAMHQLQIPLECEESVKSRDFILKEAGNPDIHRTSEFLDHAEKLWNDPGVQACYSRSHEYQLIDCAKYFLDKLHEIKSPAYIPSDQDILRCRCMTTAIQHIEFEVPDGGNHIKFDVYDVGGQQGERKKWIQVFDSVTAILFVVDCSSFDQTLREDPEKNRLLEALENFDQVWNNRFLKYVSVLLFINKIDILAEKIARGRDISELTKKYPDIFPDFDKFNPSASEKLQFLEAFPYQDTEPRKKSRTASRSDVHPDTVKTAVYIKHLFMKIVKGELNLKKRITKQERNWHDEHSCEYFYTCAIDTNNVQRVMNGCRTLIIQNHLRRFGII; encoded by the exons ATGAAAGACTTGGAGCCTGTACATGTACCCGTTACTCTTTCTGTAACTA GAACCGGGGAGTCTGGTAAAAGCACCATTACAAAGCAAATGCGAATCATTCACATCAATGGCTTCAACATGAG AGAACGAAcagaaaaaatatgtgatatcaGAAAAAACATCAAAGAATCAATTGTG gTGTTGCTGTTGGCTATGCATCAACTTCAAATACCACTGGAATGCGAGGAAAGCGTTAAAAGTAGAGACTTTATCCTGAAAGAAGCCGGGAACCCAGATATACACAGAACAAGC gaatTTCTAGATCATGCTGAAAAACTGTGGAATGACCCTGGAGTGCAGGCCTGTTACAGCCGCTCACATGAGTATCAGCTGATCGACTGTGCTAAATA tttcCTGGATAAACTCCACGAAATTAAGAGTCCGGCTTATATCCCCTCTGACCAGGACATATTACGGTGTCGCTGTATGACAACCGCCATTCAACACATCGAATTCGAAGTGCCAGATGGAGGGAACCATATCAAATTCGACGTTTATGACGTCGGAGGACAGCAGGGAGAACGCAAGAAGTGGATCCAAGTGTTTGACAGTGTGACCGCCATTCTTTTCGTTGTGGACTGTAGTAGTTTCGACCAAACTCTTCGTGAGGATCCTGAGAAAAACAGGCTCCTTGAAGCTCTGGAAAACTTTGACCAAGTCTGGAATAACCGATTCCTGAAATATGTGTCTGTTCTTCTCTTCATCAACAAAATAGACATTCTCGCTGAAAAGATTGCCAGAGGAAGAGACATTTCAGAACTTACAAAGAAATACCCAGATATCTTTCCTGACTTTGACAAATTCAACCCATCAG ctTCTGAAAAGCTTCAGTTTCTAGAAGCTTTTCCATACCAGGATACAGAGCCGAGAAAGAAATCGCGGACTGCCTCGCGCTCTGACGTCCACCCAGATACTGTCAAAACGGCTGTCTACATCAAGCATCTTTTCATG AAAATCGTGAAAGGAGAACTTAACCTGAAAAAGCGAATTACAAAACAAGAAAGAAACTGGCATGATGAACATAGTTGTGAATATTTCTACACATGCGCAATCGACACCAACAACGTTCAGCGCGTCATGAATGGGTGTCGAACACTTATAATACAGAACCATCTCAGACGATTTGGTATCATTTGA